The following proteins come from a genomic window of Mustelus asterias chromosome 1, sMusAst1.hap1.1, whole genome shotgun sequence:
- the tifa gene encoding TRAF-interacting protein with FHA domain-containing protein A, with product MSMYSTMSFENADTEETITCLHFNVYHPHAAVFQSLNLTGKLKYRAEEMIMFGRDSKVCQFPLMDKRASRMQFSIQSFRHSESTELCFEIKNTSTRTKLCVNNEILDHLNKIDLPRKCILRFGEYQFYLEKGDGEAREHFEIFIKLSLLPFCQEVNMETLTHPVAEIGIVDVPAPQCQLQTAVEVDENEII from the coding sequence ATGTCAATGTACAGCACAATGTCCTTTGAAAATGCTGACACTGAAGAGACCATAACTTGTCTCCATTTCAACGTTTACCATCCCCATGCAGCAGTGTTTCAGtccctgaatctcactgggaaacTGAAGTACCGAGCTGAGGAAATGATAATGTTTGGCCGTGATTCAAAAGTATGCCAATTTCCTCTAATGGACAAACGTGCCTCTCGAATGCAGTTTTCCATTCAATCTTTTCGACACAGCGAGAGCACAGAACTCTGTTTTGAAATCAAAAACACAAGCACAAGGACTAAACTGTGTGTCAATAATGAAATTCTGGATCACCTCAATAAGATTGATTTACCAAGGAAGTGTATTTTGCGGTTTGGTGAATATCAATTCTATCTGGAAAAAGGTGACGGAGAAGCCAGGGAACACTTTGAAATCTTCATCAAACTTTCCCTACTTCCATTTTGTCAAGAGGTCAATATGGAGACCCTAACACATCCTGTAGCTGAAATTGGCATTGTAGATGTTCCAGCTCCTCAATGCCAATTGCAGACTGCAGTTGAGGTCGATGAAAATGAAATTATATAA